TTCGTGGCCGAAGTCTTCACCGGTTCGCCAGGCAAGTACGTTTCCCTGAAGGACACCATCGCTGGTTTCAGCGGCATCCTGAAAGGTGACTACGATCACCTGCCGGAGCAGGCGTTCTACATGGTTGGCAGCATCGACGAAGCCATCGAGAAAGCCAAGAAACTGTAATCCCCTGTGCGCCCGGCAACGGGCGCTCGTGAGGCAAGCGTATGGCCATTACTGTCCATTGCGACATCGTCAGCGCCGAAGCGGAGATCTTCTCCGGTCTGGTCGAGATGGTGATCGCGCACGGCAACCTGGGCGATCTCGGTATCGCTCCGGGCCACGCCCCGCTGATCACCGACCTGAAACCGGGCCCGATTCGCCTGGTCAAGCAGGGCGGCGAGCATGAGGTGTACTACATCTCCGGCGGTTTCCTCGAAGTGCAGCCGAACATGGTGAAGGTCCTGGCCGACACCGTGACTCGCGCCGGCGACATCGATGAAGCAGCTGCTCAGGAGGCCCTCAAGGCCGCCGAGAAAGCACTCAACGAGAAAGGCTCGGAATTCGATTACGGTTCCGCCGCCGCTCACCTGGCCGAAGTTGCAGCCCAGCTGCGCACCGTCCAGCAGATGCGCAAGAAGTACTGAGTCCCGTACTCCGGCTTTAGCGCACGCAAGTAAAAGGGTAGCCTTGGCTACCCTTTTTCTTGTCTGCCGTTTTTATCCACAGGCGCTATTGCGTCTGTGTCCGCTCAGGATCCTGCCATGTCCCTCGATATCGTCATCCTCGCCGCCGGCCAGGGCACCCGCATGCGTTCTGCCCTGCCCAAGGTGCTGCATCCGGTAGCTGGCAAACCCATGCTGGCTCATGTCATCGACACCGCCCGCCAGCTCGCCCCGCGCAAGATCCACGTGGTTATCGGCCATGGTGCCGA
The window above is part of the Pseudomonas alcaligenes genome. Proteins encoded here:
- a CDS encoding F0F1 ATP synthase subunit epsilon, which encodes MAITVHCDIVSAEAEIFSGLVEMVIAHGNLGDLGIAPGHAPLITDLKPGPIRLVKQGGEHEVYYISGGFLEVQPNMVKVLADTVTRAGDIDEAAAQEALKAAEKALNEKGSEFDYGSAAAHLAEVAAQLRTVQQMRKKY